One window of the Diospyros lotus cultivar Yz01 chromosome 12, ASM1463336v1, whole genome shotgun sequence genome contains the following:
- the LOC127787301 gene encoding RNA demethylase ALKBH10B, which translates to MALAAGLPSDWVPTGPVVMPPAAAAEGYAKDAIIAWFRGEFAAANAIIDALCSHLTQLEGGGRPGSEYESVFAAIHRRRLNWIPILQMQKYYSIADVTLELRRVAEKKVRDGEVGEDVKKSEEVKVSVNEVEKSGEVFEEESTESNENGGGEVVDADSNKDDSPESEITDSGSQELQPTVENVDLCSNHEDCEARLAQIKMTKGFIAKEPVKGRMVNVVRGLKLYEDVFTDTELTKLIDFVNQLRLAGWNGELSGDTFILYNQQMKGKRRELIQLGAPIFGHIKENSSETEDEMSHIEPIPTLLQRVIDHLVQWHLISENRQPNSCIINFFDEGEFSQPFQKPPHLDQPISTLVLSESTMAFGRTLISDNDGNYKGPLMLSLKEGSILVMRGNSSDMARHVMCPSPNKRVSITFFRVRSDTEKNGSTTMLPLTRAMTVWQPGVPSSYAIPNGAQSGCESMDVIPKWGVLRAPVVMLAPMHPVVVSPRRIPQGGTGVFLPWTVGSRKPAKQLPPRAQRARFLALPSPVDKHALAESVSDSGIGAEGQVA; encoded by the exons ATGGCGCTGGCGGCTGGGTTACCGTCTGATTGGGTGCCGACGGGGCCGGTGGTGATGCCGCCGGCCGCGGCGGCGGAGGGGTATGCGAAGGACGCGATCATTGCGTGGTTCCGGGGGGAGTTTGCGGCGGCCAACGCCATCATCGACGCGCTCTGCAGCCACCTGACTCAGCTAGAGGGTGGCGGCCGGCCTGGGTCTGAATACGAATCGGTGTTTGCGGCGATTCACAGGAGGCGGTTGAACTGGATCCCGATTCTTCAGATGCAGAAGTACTACTCTATCGCCGACGTCACGCTGGAGCTTCGGCGAGTCGCCGAGAAGAAGGTGAGGGACGGAGAGGTAGGCGAGGATGtgaagaaaagtgaagaagTGAAAGTCTCTGTGAATGAGGTAGAGAAGAGCGGGGAGGTTTTTGAAGAGGAGTCGACGGAAAGTAATGAAAATGGCGGTGGCGAGGTGGTCGATGCGGATTCGAACAAAGACGATTCGCCGGAGAGCGAGATTACCGATTCAG GGTCCCAGGAACTGCAGCCAACGGTAGAAAACGTGGACTTGTGTTCAAACCATGAGGACTGTGAGGCTCGGCTCGCCCAGATCAAGATGACCAAAGGGTTCATAGCCAAGGAGCCAGTCAAAGGGCGTATG GTGAATGTCGTGAGAGGTCTCAAGTTATATGAAGACGTATTCACTGATACCGAGCTCACTAAGTTGATTGACTTTGTGAATCAACTACGACTTGCAGGCTGGAACGGAGAACTCTCAG GCGATACCTTTATTTTGTACAACCAGCAGATGAAGGGAAAGAGGAGAGAGTTGATTCAACTTGGTGCTCCTATTTTCGGACACATAAAAGAGAACTCATCAGAAACAGAAGATGAAATGA GTCATATTGAGCCGATTCCAACTCTACTCCAAAGAGTCATTGACCACTTGGTCCAGTGGCATCTCATCTCAGAAAATAGACAACCAAACAGCTGCATCATTAACTTCTTTGATGAG GGGGAATTTTCACAGCCTTTTCAGAAACCTCCTCATTTGGACCAGCCTATCTCTACACTGGTCCTGTCCGAATCAACCATGGCCTTTGGACGGACCCTCATAAGTGATAATGACGGGAATTACAAAGGGCCACTCATGCTTTCACTGAAGGAAGG GTCAATTCTAGTCATGAGGGGAAACAGCTCTGATATGGCAAGACATGTAATGTGCCCATCTCCAAACAAAAGGGTGAGCATCACATTCTTCAGAGTCCGCTCAGACACTGAGAAGAACGGCTCAACGACAATGCTTCCCCTAACAAGAGCCATGACCGTATGGCAACCCGGAGTCCCCAGCTCATATGCAATCCCAAATGGGGCTCAGAGTGGCTGTGAGTCAATGGATGTGATCCCTAAATGGGGAGTACTTCGTGCCCCTGTCGTCATGTTGGCTCCAATGCACCCAGTGGTTGTTAGCCCCAGAAGGATCCCGCAAGGTGGAACTGGGGTCTTCTTGCCCTGGACTGTTGGATCAAGGAAACCGGCAAAACAACTTCCTCCACGTGCTCAACGAGCTCGATTTCTTGCATTGCCTTCTCCAGTTGATAAGCATGCACTAGCAGAATCAGTTTCTGATTCAGGGATTGGTGCTGAGGGGCAAGTGGCCTAA